AACATCGGCGACGACCAGGTGATGAACAGGATGCTCACGGTCTGGATCGACGACTCCGCCGACCAGGACCGGGCCGTCCTTGACCACATGAAGAAAGTCGAGGCCGGGGAGATCAAACCGAACGAGTCGGCAGCCGAAATCTGCCGGACCATGTGGGATATCCTCAAGGAAGACTGCCTGAATGTTGCGATCCCGTTTGCGACCCGCATCCAGTTCCTCGCCTCGTCCAACAGGCGGAACCCGGCGATGCTCTTCGACCTCATCAAGTGCCATGCCAGGCTAAACTTCTGCCAGAGGAAGAGAGACGAAGAAGGAAGCATTATCGCACAGAGGGAAGACTTCGATTCCGGAAAGAACCTCTACACCAGAATCAACGGCGACACCGGAGGACAGGAGACCAAGCTCACGCGGAATGAAGCGGCCGCACTTTCGGCGGTTGCAAAGGCGGGCATGACATCTTTCTCCGTCCGCCATATCCAGGAGCTGACCGGCCTTTCGTACTACCAGACATACCGGATGTTTCACGGTTACAACTCACGCGGAACGAGTTACGCGGGCCTTCTTGAAAAGTGCCCGGCCCTGACCTGTGTCGATACGACGGTGACGCTCGACGAGGACGGCTATTGTGTCCGGAGGCGTGAGAACCACTACACCTTCGATATCGAGATGTATAAGGCATGGATCGGAGGCGGGGATGTCTGGCTCGACGAACCTTTTGACGGTGAAGGAAACGACAACGATGACGGGGAGGATGACTCCCCCGATTCTCCCGAGAACCTTTGCAGCATTGCAGCAGATTTACAGCAGGTACGCAAAGGTTGCTGCAAAGATCAAAAATCCGAAATTTTATCCGGATCTCTAAAAGAAGATGATAATGTATGTACTAGTACATGTACAGATAGTATTTTGCGTACATCCACAGGAACACAGAAGGAAGGGTGTGTGTCTCCTTCAAACTGTGACTCTTGCTGTGAATCAGGCGATGCTGCAAACAAAATCAATCGAGACAATAATTATCATGCGTTTACCAAACTACCAAAGGATATTCGCCTTTTAGGATTGCAAGACTGCTGCAAAACCCTCCACAGCGGGAAAAGTGCTGCAAAGGTCCGGCCACTCCCTGGCGTTCTCGACCACCGCGATTTTGAAAGAGTGAACAAGGAGCTCGGGAAGTGTGATCTCTGTGGAGAGGGCAAGGCCGTTTTTTCTTCGAAAGAGTTGAAGACGAATATCTGTGAGGGATGTTTCGGGAGGCTTTTGAGAGAGGATTTGAAAAAAGAAGGGGTGAGGTGATAAAAAAACGGAGGGACATCTGAAATTAATGGCGGAAAAAGATAATCAGTTTCAATAGACAATATAAAAATTAAAGATATGATATTTGCTCTTGCGGTAATCAAAAACTGAGGACTCAAATGATAAAACCGCTGCAGAAATGTTCAGTGATCCAGGCGAATAGAACTGTGGCGCTGAAAAATACAATAAAAACCGAATTTATACCCGGCTTCGCACCCGACACCAGACAGAGAGTGATCTAAAATATGGAAGATAAGACCCAAATCGAATTACTCAGAGGCCAGATTTTAATCTACCAGTCGAAAGACAACACCTTCAGGCTTGATGTCAGGTTCCAGGACGAATCCGTTTGGCTCACACAACAGCAGATGGCCGAACTCTTCGACACCACAAAACAGAACATAAGCCTGCATATAAGAAACATCTATTCAGAAGGCGAACTCGTCCCCGAGGCAACTGTCAAGAAATACTTGACAGTTCAAAACGAGGGCGAAAGGGAGATCCGGCGCTCGATCGACTACTACAATCTCGATATGATAATCTCCATCGGCTATCGTGTCAGAAGCGCAATCGCCACGCGTTTCCGGATATGGGCGACACAGCACCTGACGGAATTTATAAAAAAGGGATTCATCCTCGATGACGAACGCCTAAAAGAGCCCGGCAACGACAGGTACTTCGAGGAGCTCTTAGCAAGGATACGCGATATCCGGTCGTCGGAAAAAGTGTTCTGGCGAAAGGTTCTGGACATATATGCAACCAGCATAGACTACGATCCCGAATCCGGGTTAACAACACAGTTCTTCAAACAGGTTCAGAACAAGATGCACTGGGCGGCCCACGGCCACACCGCCGCAGAACTGATCTACGAACGTGCAGATGCAGACCGGCCCTTAATGGGGATCACGAATTATCCGGGAAACAAACTTCTCAGGCGCGACGTGGAAGTTGCGAAAAACTATCTGAATGAAGACGAACTGGAAGTCCTCAACAGAATCGTCACGGCATATCTTGAAATTGCAGAATTGCAGGCACTGAACCGGATACCGATGACGATGCAGGACTGGATCGAGCGCCTTCACCAGTTCCTTACAATGACCGGGAGGGAGCTGCTTACAGATGCCGGAAGCATAAGTCATGAAATCGCAATGAAAAAGGCCCGTGAAGAATACGAAAAATACAGCACGAGGCAATTGAACGAACCCTCGGAGGTTGAAAGGCATTTCATCGAGATGGAAGACGAGATAAAACAGATTGCCGAAAAAAACGAGACCACAAATAGAGAGCCGGAGAGATAAAACTACATTCAGCGTCGAATCCCTGGTGAATAAAAAATTTTTATGAGAATTCCCGTGGCTCTGAAAAAATCGCACCACTGGTGCGAGAAATAGGCTGAAGTTATAATATCAGCCTAAACCCCTTCCTGGATGTGATCTTCTTTCATCCCTTTCATAAGCGCAACTGCCAAATCATAACTCTCAACGGCAAGACCCGCAAGAAGAACCTCCTCTGTCGCCATCTCCCTCAGAACCTCTATTCTGGACAAAGCTTCCCACTCGGCACGGGTTTGAGCAATTTCCGCTATTGATGACTTTAGAGATTCGAAAAGAAATTTTTTATCCGGATCAATAATCGAGGGAATGTACTCCATCATCACCACCTGAAGAAATATCTCCACTTGGGACCGCCGCCGATCTCTTTGATCTCTTCCACATTTGGTATGAACATTTTTTGTTCTCCCCCACATACTCTGTATTATACTACAGTATATTACTATGTATATTGGGCTACCCATATATAGCTACTGGTGTAAACTACATTGTATCATGGCATTAACAGGTAATGGCAAATTCATATCCGCTGGTAGGGCGAATACAAAATACCTCACAATTCCTGCAAAATTAATTACTGATTCAGCATTTCCCTTTGAAGAAGGGGAGGAGGTCAAAATCACAGTAGACTCACAAAACAAACGTTTGGTTGTCGAAAAGATTAGATAATCTCAAAAATGGCAGGAAACAATTCCCTTCTATTGAAAATATAAAGAGTACATTCATAAAACCTCCTAAACCTCATACGACTCTCCTCGATCACCACGATTTAAAAAGAGTGACTCAGGAGCCTGGGAAGTGTGATCTCTGCAGAAAAGGCAGGGCCTTTTTTCTTCGAATTATTTGAGGACGAATATCTGTGAGGGATGTTTCAGGAGACTTTTGAGAGAGAATTTGAGGAAATTAACAATGAGTAAAAACTCGATTAAAATTTTTCGAGATTGGATCTATATCTTCTAAATTATAATTTAGAACGAAAATCTCATTTCCTTTAGTTACTGTCGACTTTTTAACATTTGTCATTCCATAATTCAAACTCCAAGGTATAATTTCTGCAAAATCAAATAAATCCCGCATTTCAGGTGTATCGTCGCATGTTATTAACCATTTATGGGAACATTTCCGGACTTCATCAGCAAATTTCCTATGATCAAATACTTTATGCAAATCTCCATTTTTACCATAAAGACTGGATTCTTTTGCAGAGAGATACGGAGGATCGAGAAATAAGAAAACATCTTTCCCCGTTTCATGTAGTAGATGAGAATAATCATAATTTGAAATAATTACATCAGACAATAATTCCGAAAGAGGAGTTATTTTATTGATCATTGATTCTGTGAACCTTTTGTCATATGATTGTTGAGAAAAACCTCCTGAATCAATTAGCCCAGAAAATGTAATTCTATTCAAAATAAAAAAACGAATGGCCTTCTCAAAATTATCTAAATTTTTGTGACTTTTTTTATAATATTCATATAATTCTTTCCCGGTTTTAAATTCATTTTTCATAGAGAACACTTTTTCTCGAAATCGTTCTCCATCCTGTTGGACGCAACGCCAAAAAAGATATAGATCTGGATTTATATCATTTATTTTAAAAGAAACATCTTCTTCAATATTTTGCTTTACTTTGACGAAAACCGACCCTCCTCCTACAAAGGGTTCTCGGTACTCATTTATATCTCGTGGAATAAGGCAAGATATTTTTTTTAAAGCTTTACTTTTTCCTCCAGGATAACGCAGTACAGCGGTGGTTTCTTGTGTCATCTTTTTCCTTGAATATTCAGATTTCAATAGTAGATATGTAGAAATTGATATATGGCCTTGCTGGTTAATTTAATAAAAAGAATTTAAGGGCTTATTCAAATAAATTATTTGCTTCGAAACCTTTATAATTGTATAATAATTATTTCAATAATTGTATAACATGATTGAGTCTGAATCAGGAATTGATTTAGGAAAAATATTAATTCATCCTGAATTTTTTAATTGTCTAAACGAATTAAAAGAAAAAAAAATATACTTAAATAATATTCCGATCCCTGATTCAGTTAACTTTAATTCAGAACTATTCCCTTCAGATGAAGGAATATTATCATTTATTGAGAAGAATTTAAAATATAAATTAGATCCTTTAGCTGGAATTGATTTAACAGATCGAGGTTATCTTATTGCTGCATATGACGAATCAATCGATAAATTTGAAGCAATTGAAGGAAGTGCATATCTAACTGCACATAGTATAGTCTTTTTATCTGAAAATGATTATTTACCATTAATAAGTCTTAGTTTGAATTTTTATACAAGATCGTCCATTATTACAAAGAATTCCAAATATATACAATATTCTAAGGACATAGAAAATTGTAGAAAGGAGAATTATATAAAAGAGAGAGATGTTCTCTTTAAAAATTGTTTCTCGCAGTTTCCAAAAAACACCATAGTTTTTATAGACGGACCAATCATCGGAGGTCAAATCAGTTCATATACGACTAAATTGAATTCATGGATGATAGAAAATAATTTAATTCCAATATTTATTGTAAAAAATAGTTCAAGCAACCTTGTTACAGATAGAATTCAAGAATTTAAGAATAAATATAATTCAGATCTTCATTGGTCATATGCTCTTTTAAAAGAAGGAGAAAGAACTGGATTTATTCAATATCAGGATTTGTATAACAAAGATAATGGGAAAATATTTTGCTATATTAAGACTTTTAACCAGAGCCCTCAAAGAGTGGAATTTCATATTAAAACCTTGGAAAAATATGGAATTGAATTACTGAGTCAGATTATCGAACTTGTTTATTATTTAATCTTAGTACAAGGGGAATGGAAAAATCCACAAATAAGGCCCATTGCAATTGCTGAAAAATTTGCTAGAGAATCGATTAAATTGTTTAATTTAAAATTATCAATGAAAAATCTTGGATTAATATCAACAATGAATCAAGAGAGGTTTGGATGAAATATGAGTTGGATAGTAGCTGATGCTGAAAGAGAAAAAATACTTCTCGTCTCCAAAAGTGGTACAGACGGGATTTTACATCAAGGATCGTATTTAACTATTGAAGATATTGAATCTGAGAAAAAATTTATTGTAAGAGTTGAGGATACTTACCAAAATAATCCATATAAACCTTCCCCATTGATTGTTGATCTCGATCTTCCTACATTAAGGCAAGATCAGAATTGTCAAAATATTTTATCAGCTGTCCGAATAAAAGAAATTCCTGAGAGAGAAGATGGAAGCAGCAGTTTCATTCGACCACAACTAAAAGCCCGTCGTTCTAGCCAAGAAGAAGTTCATTCCGCATTTGGAGATGTTAAAAAGGGAATTCCAATCTTTCCAGCAACGGTTTTTTCCAGATCAGTTCAACATCTCTATGATGAAAATAAAAAATATATTCATATAAATATTCCAGAATCTGTTTTCTTTTATCAAATGCTTATTACTGGCCGAACAGGTTCAGGAAAAACAGTTGCAATGAAGTATTTTGCACAATACTTTATTGAAAATATGAAAGGTGCTGTTCTTGCAATTAATGTAAAAGAAGAAGATATGCTTGCTATGGATAAAGCAACAAAAACCAATAGCAAAGAGGTTTTTAAAGAATGGAGAGATATTGGAGTAGATCCAAAAGGTATAGAGAGATTTAAGATTTACTACCCTGGTAATAAAAAGCCTAATTATTCTGATAATGTTGATATCGATCTGACTGAAAGCATAACTCTCAATACAAGAAATTTAGATCCAGAAACACTCACTGGTTTAATACAAAACATATCTGATCTTGCAGCTGATCAACTTCCAAAAATCTTCCGATATTGGAAAAACAAAGTCGCAAATGAAAATGACACATTAGAAGATTTTATTCAATATTTTTCAGACCCAAATAAAAATGGAATATATGAAACTGAAAATGAATTAGGAAATGTATTACCTAGTACTGTTCATGCATCAACAAGAGGAAATATCGAACGAGCTCTTACAAATTCTGTAGGATATTTTGATGTTAAAGGCGCAAAAGAATTAGAAGCAGAAGATATTCTTCAACCAATGAAAATGTCAGTAATAGATGTTACAGGTAAAAGCGGGTTTGGATTCGGGTCTGTTCTTTTAAGAGATTTGCTTGATAAGATATATGATGTAAAAAGCAATAAGAGCAATACAACTCCTGTTTTAATAATCATTGATGAAGTCCATGAGTTCTATGGTAATACAAGAAGTAAAGAAACATTAAGTACACTCGACTCAATAAGTCGAAAAGGTAGAAGTCTTAAAATTGGAGTTATTTTTGCTTCACAAAACCCTGAAGATATGCCAAAAGGAATCGCGAATGTTGTAAATTCAAAAATATATTTCAAATCAGATGCATCAAACATAAAATCTTTAGGTATTTCTATTTCTGGTTTTGATCCAGAGGGTTTTGGATCAGGTTATGGAGTTGCTAGAATACATGGTTTGAGTCAGTTGAAATATGTAAAATTTCCATTATGTCTATCGGGGGTATTGGATGACACAAAAGAAAATTGATCAAGAGATGGATAAATTAATTGGAAAATTACTTGATTCTGAGGAATACGAGGTATTACAAAAAATTGTGAAAAATAAAGGAATTCTTAGTGAAGACGAATTGGAGGGAAAAAAATAATGTTTACCTTGAACTACGAATTCCAAGCCGGTGGACCTATTTATGAATGTAGTTTCCCTTTAGAAAAAGATAAAGAAAATAATATTTTTTTTGTCCGCGGGAAAAATGATCAAGGTAAAACAACATCATTGGATCTTATCGCAATTGGTCTATATGCAACACAGAATCTTAAAAGTAATGAAGAAATTATTTCTGATGCGCTTAAATCAAAAATTGATTTTCTCACATCAAATGATATTGATAAACTAAAATTCAATTTTGTTATGGAAAGCATTGATAATAAGATTCTAATAAAATCCAATTATGATAAAGGTGATTTAACTACCGAATTCAATGGCCTGCCTGTTGCCTCTGAAGAAATGCATAAAAATATTCAGGTACTCTATGATGTTCCAGATAATCCAATTGTAAAATTACAATCATCCATTTATTTAATAAAAGACAATATTTCGAGATACTTAATATATTTAAATAAATATTCTAATGAGATAGAAAATAACATTCAACATATCTATGAATTTGAACGGAAAGAAGAACAACTAAAAAAATATAAAAAAGAGTTATCTGAAAAAGAGGAACAATTAAAAATCCAGGAACAGATCAAGGAAGAAAAAAATAGTGAATTGACTGAATTAGAAAATATAAAGAAAATATTTGATATTAATGACATTTTAACTGAATTTAATGGGTTGGAAGAACAAAATCGTGTATTAAAAGAAAAAAAGACCGAATTAAAAAGACAAGGAATTGACGGAGGTACTCAAAAATATAAAAAAGCAGTACAGGATTTTAATGAAAAAAGGGATAATATAAAAAAAATTCTTGCTCAGATAATACAGTATGATCCTTTATTAATCGGAGATTCATTAAAGGATCTCAAAAAAATTCGTACAACTCTATTAGGTCTATCTACACCAATTGACATAACTTCTAAAAATATTCAAAAATGGGAAGAAAAAATTGATGAATCTATTTTCAATTTAGAGAGCAACCCCATAAATAATCAAAATTCAGAAGATGAAGAAAAATATGAATTAATTGAGGGTTTAATGTCCATTTTAAAACCTCATTTAACTGTAAAAATGAAAATACCCGGTACAGATCAACTTATATTTGATTTTTATAGAGAATTAGAAAAAATAAAAAAAGAAATTCATCCTATGATCGAAGGAAAAAAGAATTTGTCATCTTTATTATTGAAAACAAGGGAATTAAAAGTCCAAATAAATGATTTATTAATAAAACGTATAAATATCCCAGAAGTTGATGACAAGCAAGTACTGGAATATAGAGATATTGATAAAGAAATTAAGGAAATTGAAAAAAGACAAAATGAATTAAATTTAGAATTAGAGAAAAATGAAGATATTGTCACTGACATCATTGAAGGAAATTGTGACAAAATATTACAAAATAAAAGTAAATTAGACGATTATAATATATTAAATGGTGAACATGATGAAGCCGTTACGGCAATACAAAGTTTAAATGGTAATATTATAAATTTAAAAGGTAGAATTGAGGGGTACGGGGAATTAACTGAACCAAATAAATATGACATAAATTGGTTAAATAATGAATATAATATTTGTTCAAATCTTATAAAAAAATTGAATGAATGGAAAAGAAACCTTGAAAATGTTAATTTTCGAAAATCTGATCTTGGAATAGCTCCAAATCACTCTGAAGAATTTTTTGATGCCTTATCAGAATATTTTGCAGATATTTTGAAGGTTGTTTACTTTGAAAAAAAATCCTGGGATGTAAAAAAAGTAGACTTATTAAATAACCAATATATTGTTGAAAATAGAGCTCCAATTAAGTTTCCACAAATAGGTACTGGTCATACCGCATTAAACTCAATTCGTTCGAGTATTAATCAAAAATTTGGCGGAAAAAAGAAGGTTATATTAATTGACGATATTTCTCAGATGGATGAAGATAATATTCAGACATTAGTAGGTGACATAAAGAAACAAATCATTTCCGGAGAAACGTTATTTGCTCTAATAACAATTGCGGATAATACTGTTTCTGAAATAAAATGGGAGCCAGTAGCAATTTAGAGGGTCACAAAATGGAATTTTTTAAAATAGAAGCTAAGCAAAAAGAGTTTTTGTTAGACAGAATAAAAGATTCAAATACTGGAAAAAATTCTTTTGTCATTTTGGATCAACAGAATAAGAAAAAGCAGGGTTTTTATCTCTCTACAAAATTTTTTGAAAAAGATTGGACCTTTTCTAAAGATTCGCTGAATAATCTGTTAAAGTATAATATTATTTATTTTGTTGAAAAAGATGGATTCTATATTTTAACATATAAAGGGGTAGCTGTGATAGAATATGATATTGAATTGACAAATGAAATTGATATCTATTTAAATGATCTAAATAAGGTTTTCTTCGATAAGCAAATCAAAGAAAAGGATAAACCACTAAAAGAGAAAGAAAAAGCAATATTATTAACTACAATTGGATTATTAGCCTTTTCATCAGATTATTCATTCGTTGCAAATGAAGAAAATAAATATGAAGCAAAAGAATCGACTTCTTATGCGATCGATTTTTTAGAGACAATTTATCCGAAATATAAGGATAAATTCGACAAAATGTGGGACGGTTCTGTTAAAGGAGAAGATGAAATCCTTCAAAATTTTAGACGATTAGATGAAATTCCAAAAAAAACAGGTAATTTATTCAAAGCTTCAAATAGAGAAAAGCATGGACTGTATCTTGATCTCCTGGATGAGGATTTTGTAATAAATAAAGATAAAACACTATATGTTCTTCGTAGGGTTCTAGGAAGAAAAAAATTATCTCCTGAAGAGAAAGATGAACTGATAGATGCAATCTCAAAAATAGGGCAGAATTCTTATTCACTAATTAAATCTAAAGTAAATATAAATAGAATCAAGCTGAAGATGGAGTTAAAAGATATTATTTTAGACGAGTTCTAATATCTAATCAAGATCAAATCTCCCTCAATTTTTCCTTCGGTTTCATGCTTCTCAGAATAATAACCCTTATCAATTTTCACTTACGAATTCACTTCTAAAAGAGACTATATTAGGAAACAATATACCTAAAAAATGATAAGAGGAACCCGTAAGAAATAAGTATTAATTTTGGGTTGAAAAGTTTCACAAAACCTTCAAGATCTCCCCGGCTTCATAATCCAAGGAAATCTCTCTGGTCTGTCCCCTCACCTGGAGCGATTTCATAGAAATAATTTCCATCGACTCCAGCTTATTCAGCCGTTTGTGAAAGTTGGCATAACCCATTGAAAGCTGTTTATTTACAATCTCATAGAGGGCCCCGGAGGTCGGCGACTCTTCACTATCCCGGACCTCTTCAGCCAGGACCGCCAGAAATTTCTTCTCGTCCGGAGACAGGCCGCCGATTGCATCCCTTAACCGGATATCCTTCGCAGAGACCGATGTCGATACATCCTCTGCCAGGACTTCTTTCCTTGCCGCCTTCTCAGCATTTGCAACTGATTCTTTTATTATCGCAAGGCCGACACGGAGATCCCCCGCTGTAACCGTTCTTTGAGTAATAAGATCCAGGACCTCACCTGACATCGCCCCCGGATAAAGACCGCAGCGTACTCTCCGGGAAAGGATCTCGCGGACCTCTTCATATCCATAAGTGGGGAAGTAAATATCAACGGGCCTGAAGACCGACCAGACGGCAGAATCGACTTTGGTCATAAGGTCGATCTCCATGTTGCTCACCGCCGCAATCACCCCGAGTCTTGCACCGGGGAATTCTTCGTAAAGACGGAGCAGTACATAGAGGATATCATTCAGCCGGTTCTCGTACATCAGGTAATTCATATCGTCGAGACATACGACTGCAACCGTCCGCGACTCCGAAAGGTAATTTCCTATCTCATTGTAGATCTTCCGGAACGCAATCCCGGTGGTCGGCGGATAGTGCCCGAAGATCCGGTTGAATATTGAACCGAAGATCGAAACCCGTGTCCGGTCGTTCTTGCAATTGATATATACAGGCAGGACCCGTTTTGTCGTCTGCTCGATCTCGGAGAAGAGCACCCGGACCGAGGTCGTCTTCCCCGTTCCGGGAAGGCCCCGGAGAACTGAGTTGAACGGACGGCCCCCGCTCATCGCCGGCCGGATGGCATAAGCCAGTTCGCTGAGCTGCGTATCTCTGAAATTAAACTGCTCCGGTACGTGATCTATCTCAAAAATATCGGGGGTCCTGAAGAGAGTCTGATCCCCCATTAGCAAGTTTCTCTTCATTCTTATGAAATTTTATGAAATGATATAAGCGCAGATTCCGGGTGGCGTGAAAGTGGAAAATATTAAATCGTTCACTTTCACCCCTTCCGCTCCCCGGTTAAATATCCATCCACATAATCTATGATCGTCCCCGGTCGGGAAAATTGGTCATTTCTCACAACTCCGAACTGTTGAGTCAACGGGTCTTCACAATATGCCGTACCGACTTGTTTCTTTGAATGCAGTCAATAATCCGGCCGGGACACCTTACCCCCAATCTAAAGAGATCACCAAAAATCCATTTAACAGAAAATTCCTACAGAATTTTCTTCAATAGTGCCTGAAACATTCGTTTCACGCCCAATTTTTTAAGGAGCCTTAACAATGACAATTACAGAACTACTCGCAGCCATCGACCCCCTTCAGACCATCGCCGTAATCCTGGGAATATCAGGGGCCGCCCTTGTAGCAGGGAAGAAGGCCGCATCAAGACTTTCCGGATTCTCATGCTGGATTATTGCAAACCTGATATGGTTCTTCGAAGGCGTCTACTCATCGAACTATTACCTGGCGGCGATGTTCGGGTTCTACTGGATAACAGCCGTTGCAGGGTTTTGGAACTCGTTAAAATTAAAGGAGAAAACTGTTAAGAAGAGCCATTCGGCAAGTGTGCCGCTTCCGTTTAAATCACAGGACCAGTGAATTAAAACCCACCAAAAAACCCCATGAAATTGCTCCGTAATTTCAAAGAGTTCGCCAATGACGTCCGTCATTGCAGAAACCTCATCAGTACAGCAACAAGACCGCCCGCACCGGCCCCGACCCCGGCGGAGATCTGCCTCTCGCGGCCCGCCGACTCCGACTTGAAACCTTCGAGATCCCGGATGCGGTTCTCGTGGTCCCCGATGGACTCCTTCATCTCCTCAAGCGTCCTGCAGATCCACTTCACGTCCCGGTTCGTCTCGACGATCATGTCCCTGTTACTCTTCTCTTCTTTCATTGTGCGTTCGTTTACTCCTGCGGATAAATTCGGCAGAAACAGGGATAAATCGAACTGTATCAACTACCTGATACAGTCACGCTAATTACCCAAAAGATCGAGTAATTAAATGCCTGTTCCAGTACCCGGGGAAAAGGCAGGCAGGAGAAAAAACGAATGGCAGATTTCATCGAAACTACCAACACCAAGTCGGCCACTCGTGAGCTTGCAGCCTCCATCGCAGACGTTGCAACTTTCCAGAGTATCATCCAGTCGGTGATCAATGACAACCCCTTCGGCTGCACCGCGTACACTCAGAGCGGTGTGTCGCATGACGGGGTAGAGGTCAACCGTGAGAGTTATACTGCGAAGATCGTCTTCGAGGACAATGCGGCAGAAAAGGTCGGAACTCTTTCCGTCAAGTGTCCCACTGTTTCTTCAATGAACAGTGCTGCCGGCGCAATCGTCGCAGACGCCGATCTTGCCGTTGCCGTTGGCGGTGATCCCGTCCGCGATGCAGACAGCGATACTTATTCCTGCCAGCTCAAGTGCCATGACGCAAACAGCGAAACCTACTATGTCACCTTCAGTCGTGACAAGGTCAGGATCAGTTCTTACGAGGACGACTCCATCCTGACCGTTGTCGAGACTTGGGCCGACACTGTGTCCGCTCTTGCCTGAACAGAATTTCGAACACCGGGGAGGGAGACTCTTTTCGACCCCCTTTCCGGGGAAAATAAGCTTATTTTGGGCTCCTTTCGGGCTTTTTTGAGATCGGATTATACCTTGTTGGAGTTTAGTTTCATAAAAGGGCATTATTTGGGCAATTTTTAGGATTAACGCTTATTTTATTGATTTTCATATGAGGGCGGAGAGGGCCTCTAATTTTCCAGACGATGTTTACCCCTTCGGAGCCTGAGATCGTCCATTCTGAGGCTTCTGTGTGGGTCCGAAAAATGGCGATTTGGGCGTTTTTTTAGGACAGGCGTTATTTCTAAGATTCGCATAGCAGAAAGATGATTTTTTTTGTTTCTTGAAAAAATTGAAAATATTAATCAAATATGGCAGATCATACGGAGGATTATGAGAACTAAATGAGAGGATT
The nucleotide sequence above comes from Methanolacinia paynteri. Encoded proteins:
- a CDS encoding ORC1-type DNA replication protein, translated to MKRNLLMGDQTLFRTPDIFEIDHVPEQFNFRDTQLSELAYAIRPAMSGGRPFNSVLRGLPGTGKTTSVRVLFSEIEQTTKRVLPVYINCKNDRTRVSIFGSIFNRIFGHYPPTTGIAFRKIYNEIGNYLSESRTVAVVCLDDMNYLMYENRLNDILYVLLRLYEEFPGARLGVIAAVSNMEIDLMTKVDSAVWSVFRPVDIYFPTYGYEEVREILSRRVRCGLYPGAMSGEVLDLITQRTVTAGDLRVGLAIIKESVANAEKAARKEVLAEDVSTSVSAKDIRLRDAIGGLSPDEKKFLAVLAEEVRDSEESPTSGALYEIVNKQLSMGYANFHKRLNKLESMEIISMKSLQVRGQTREISLDYEAGEILKVL
- a CDS encoding AAA family ATPase, producing the protein MNYEFQAGGPIYECSFPLEKDKENNIFFVRGKNDQGKTTSLDLIAIGLYATQNLKSNEEIISDALKSKIDFLTSNDIDKLKFNFVMESIDNKILIKSNYDKGDLTTEFNGLPVASEEMHKNIQVLYDVPDNPIVKLQSSIYLIKDNISRYLIYLNKYSNEIENNIQHIYEFERKEEQLKKYKKELSEKEEQLKIQEQIKEEKNSELTELENIKKIFDINDILTEFNGLEEQNRVLKEKKTELKRQGIDGGTQKYKKAVQDFNEKRDNIKKILAQIIQYDPLLIGDSLKDLKKIRTTLLGLSTPIDITSKNIQKWEEKIDESIFNLESNPINNQNSEDEEKYELIEGLMSILKPHLTVKMKIPGTDQLIFDFYRELEKIKKEIHPMIEGKKNLSSLLLKTRELKVQINDLLIKRINIPEVDDKQVLEYRDIDKEIKEIEKRQNELNLELEKNEDIVTDIIEGNCDKILQNKSKLDDYNILNGEHDEAVTAIQSLNGNIINLKGRIEGYGELTEPNKYDINWLNNEYNICSNLIKKLNEWKRNLENVNFRKSDLGIAPNHSEEFFDALSEYFADILKVVYFEKKSWDVKKVDLLNNQYIVENRAPIKFPQIGTGHTALNSIRSSINQKFGGKKKVILIDDISQMDEDNIQTLVGDIKKQIISGETLFALITIADNTVSEIKWEPVAI